A DNA window from Novosphingobium sp. RL4 contains the following coding sequences:
- a CDS encoding phage major capsid protein, which translates to MESIAPVEALDSSFDLVARQDATEAAVEALRGDVDDVKARLDRVSRAASRPVIEGGAATTASLEVKGFVDGYLRMGRETEIKSISGIVASDGGYAVPREVDALISARLKNISPIRSIAQVVQTGTAGYRKLITTGGTASGWVSETGARTETATPSFAEIAPPAGELYANPAASQAMLDDSAFDIQSWLADEIAMEFARAEGAAFVNGTGTNQPKGFLAAPNAATADAARPFGTLQFLVSGNAAGFDTSPELKLIDLVHSLKGGHRQGASWVMNSKTLAVVRKLKAADGSFLWQPGLMEGQPNRLLGYPVVEAEDMPDVAANAFPIAFGNFRAGYLIAERSATSILRDPFTNKPFVHFYATKRIGGQVLDSDAIKLLKISA; encoded by the coding sequence ATGGAATCCATTGCCCCGGTCGAAGCGCTCGACTCCTCGTTCGACCTCGTCGCCCGACAGGACGCCACCGAAGCCGCCGTCGAAGCCCTGCGCGGTGACGTCGACGACGTGAAGGCCCGCCTCGACCGCGTCAGCCGCGCCGCGTCCCGGCCGGTGATCGAAGGCGGCGCCGCGACCACCGCCAGCCTCGAAGTGAAGGGCTTCGTGGACGGCTACCTGCGCATGGGCCGCGAGACCGAGATCAAGTCGATCTCCGGCATCGTCGCCTCGGATGGCGGCTATGCGGTCCCGCGCGAAGTCGATGCGCTGATCTCCGCCCGCCTCAAGAACATCAGCCCGATCCGCTCGATCGCGCAAGTCGTGCAGACCGGCACGGCGGGCTACCGCAAGCTCATCACCACCGGCGGCACCGCCTCTGGCTGGGTGAGCGAGACCGGCGCCCGCACCGAAACCGCCACCCCCAGCTTCGCCGAGATCGCCCCGCCCGCCGGCGAACTCTACGCCAATCCGGCCGCGAGCCAGGCCATGCTCGATGATTCCGCCTTCGACATCCAGTCCTGGCTGGCGGACGAGATCGCCATGGAATTCGCCCGTGCCGAAGGTGCCGCCTTCGTGAACGGCACCGGCACCAACCAGCCCAAGGGCTTCCTTGCCGCCCCCAACGCCGCCACTGCCGACGCCGCCCGCCCCTTCGGCACGCTCCAGTTCCTGGTCTCGGGCAATGCCGCCGGGTTCGACACCTCGCCCGAACTCAAGCTGATCGACCTCGTTCATTCGCTCAAGGGCGGCCACCGCCAGGGCGCGAGCTGGGTGATGAATTCGAAGACGCTGGCGGTGGTCCGCAAGCTCAAGGCGGCTGACGGCTCGTTCCTGTGGCAGCCGGGCCTCATGGAAGGACAGCCGAACCGCCTGCTGGGCTATCCGGTGGTCGAAGCCGAGGACATGCCCGACGTGGCGGCCAATGCCTTCCCGATCGCATTCGGCAACTTCCGCGCCGGCTACCTGATCGCCGAACGCAGCGCGACCTCGATCCTGCGCGATCCCTTCACCAACAAGCCCTTCGTCCACTTCTACGCAACCAAGCGGATCGGCGGGCAGGTGCTCGATTCCGACGCGATCAAGCTGCTCAAGATCTCGGCCTGA
- a CDS encoding YqaA family protein, with the protein MLRRLYDWTMAKAAHRHAEWWLALFAFMEASFFPVPPHPLLGLMCLAEPKKAIRFALIATLASVVGGLLGYAIGHFAYAAFGEALLKALGLAASFPKAACYLREYGAEIIVVKGATPIPFKLLTITAGFIGMNLAVFIGASIVSRSISFLIVGVLFRLFGAPIKAVIDKHLGKVTAAFAVAVVAGFLAVAFLGGGAKETNEKCDVIAAAKTA; encoded by the coding sequence ATGCTGCGCCGCCTCTACGACTGGACCATGGCCAAGGCGGCGCACCGCCACGCCGAATGGTGGCTGGCGCTGTTCGCCTTCATGGAGGCAAGCTTCTTCCCGGTTCCGCCGCATCCGCTGCTGGGCCTGATGTGCCTGGCAGAACCGAAGAAGGCGATTCGCTTCGCCCTGATCGCCACGCTGGCTTCGGTGGTGGGCGGGCTGCTCGGCTATGCCATCGGCCACTTCGCCTATGCCGCTTTCGGCGAGGCGCTGCTCAAGGCGCTGGGGCTGGCGGCGAGCTTCCCCAAGGCGGCGTGCTACTTGCGCGAATATGGCGCCGAGATCATCGTCGTGAAAGGCGCGACGCCGATCCCGTTCAAGCTGCTGACGATCACCGCGGGCTTCATCGGCATGAACCTTGCCGTGTTCATCGGCGCCTCGATCGTCTCCCGTTCGATCAGCTTCCTGATCGTGGGCGTGCTGTTCCGCCTGTTCGGCGCGCCGATCAAGGCGGTGATCGACAAGCATCTCGGTAAAGTCACGGCGGCCTTCGCGGTCGCGGTCGTCGCGGGTTTCCTCGCCGTGGCCTTCCTTGGCGGCGGCGCCAAGGAGACCAACGAGAAGTGCGACGTGATCGCCGCCGCGAAAACGGCGTGA
- a CDS encoding phage tail assembly chaperone, translating into MSETRLAPAALRLCGLAARQLGWRPRDFWAATPAELAAALGLLPPGPAGAADAPGVDRSLLDKLMEHDNER; encoded by the coding sequence ATGAGCGAAACCCGGCTCGCCCCGGCGGCGCTCAGGCTCTGCGGTCTCGCCGCGCGACAGCTCGGCTGGCGCCCACGGGATTTCTGGGCCGCCACGCCCGCCGAACTCGCCGCCGCGCTCGGCCTGCTGCCCCCTGGGCCAGCTGGCGCCGCCGATGCACCGGGCGTCGACCGGTCCCTGCTCGACAAGCTGATGGAACACGACAATGAGCGATGA
- a CDS encoding gene transfer agent family protein: MTLRQAQGERANALRGEALLEIGGTAHVLRPSFTALVAAEEELGPLFALVERAGAGQLRLSELAALFWHCVDPLHAVPREAVGEAVVAQGLAACAAPLRVLLGQILKGSG, encoded by the coding sequence ATGACCCTTCGACAGGCTCAGGGGGAGCGGGCCAACGCGCTGCGCGGCGAGGCGCTGCTGGAGATCGGCGGCACCGCGCATGTCCTGCGCCCCAGCTTCACCGCGCTGGTCGCCGCCGAGGAGGAACTCGGCCCGCTCTTCGCCCTCGTCGAGCGGGCGGGCGCGGGCCAGCTTCGCCTTTCCGAACTGGCCGCGCTGTTCTGGCATTGCGTCGACCCGCTGCACGCCGTCCCGCGCGAAGCAGTGGGAGAGGCGGTGGTTGCCCAGGGCCTTGCCGCCTGCGCCGCACCGCTGCGGGTGTTGCTCGGCCAGATCCTCAAGGGCAGCGGATGA
- a CDS encoding response regulator, with protein sequence MAKRILVVEDNDLNRKLFCDVLKSQGYAVEPVADGLDALERARQFVPNLVIMDIQLPNVSGLDLIEAAKKDPVLRTIPVLAVTAYAGKGDEERIREAGAEGYLAKPVSIGPFMQAVRALL encoded by the coding sequence ATGGCAAAGCGTATCCTTGTTGTCGAGGACAACGACCTCAATCGGAAGCTCTTTTGCGACGTGCTCAAGAGCCAGGGCTATGCCGTGGAGCCGGTGGCCGACGGACTGGACGCGCTGGAAAGGGCGCGCCAGTTCGTGCCCAACCTCGTCATCATGGACATCCAGCTGCCCAATGTCTCGGGGCTGGACCTGATCGAGGCGGCGAAGAAAGACCCCGTCCTGCGCACGATTCCGGTGCTCGCCGTCACCGCCTATGCGGGCAAGGGCGACGAGGAGCGCATCCGCGAAGCAGGCGCGGAAGGCTACCTCGCCAAGCCGGTGTCGATCGGCCCGTTCATGCAGGCGGTTCGCGCCCTTCTGTGA
- a CDS encoding HK97 family phage prohead protease, translating into MTLQPALHERTLRFAGYAALFGKRDAGRDTIRPGAFARTLAERRDPIPLFWQHRPDLRIGWIETVAEDDRGLRVVATVDNPDGAAGLALRRGTVNGLSFGYRARASRNSAEGRELLDLELFEVSLVTHPMQHGARVHLIS; encoded by the coding sequence ATGACGCTGCAACCGGCTCTGCATGAGCGCACCCTCCGCTTCGCCGGCTATGCGGCGCTGTTCGGCAAGCGCGACGCCGGACGCGACACGATCCGCCCCGGCGCCTTCGCCCGGACGCTGGCCGAGCGGCGCGATCCGATCCCGTTGTTCTGGCAGCACCGGCCGGATCTCAGGATTGGCTGGATCGAAACCGTGGCGGAAGACGATCGCGGCCTGCGCGTGGTCGCCACGGTGGACAACCCGGACGGCGCCGCCGGTCTCGCGCTTCGGCGCGGCACCGTGAACGGGCTCTCGTTCGGCTACCGCGCCCGCGCCAGCCGCAACAGCGCCGAAGGCCGCGAACTGCTCGACCTGGAGCTGTTCGAGGTCAGCCTCGTCACGCACCCGATGCAGCATGGCGCGCGGGTGCACCTGATCTCCTGA
- the spt gene encoding serine palmitoyltransferase, translated as MTDMLSDNETQAATDLFSKFDPLIEMRRGLLSTGVTDPFGLVMEKVISPTVAMCNGRETILLGTYNYMGMTFDPDVIAAGKQALDDFGAGTTGSRVLNGTYAGHKAVEEALCDFYDMKHAMVFSTGYQANLGIISTIAGKGDYIVLDIDSHASIWDGCKMGDAEVVPFKHNDIEAMEKRLRRIPEGAGKLVVLEGVYSMLGDIAPLKEMIAVAKKYGAMVLVDEAHSMGFIGPNGRGVAEDQGCLDDVDFVIGTFSKSVGTVGGFCVSNHPKFEIMRLVCRPYVFTASLPPSVVATATTSIRKLMTAAEKRAHLWESSRTLHKGLTDAGFQLGTAEPQSAIIAVIMPDLERGAAMWEALLHEGLYVNLARPPATPANMTLLRCSLCAEHSAEQVQQIIGMFTRAGKTAGIL; from the coding sequence ATGACCGACATGCTCAGCGACAACGAAACGCAAGCCGCAACCGACCTGTTCAGCAAGTTCGATCCCCTGATCGAAATGCGCCGCGGCCTGCTGTCCACCGGCGTGACCGACCCGTTCGGCCTCGTCATGGAGAAGGTGATCTCGCCCACCGTGGCCATGTGCAACGGGCGCGAGACGATCCTGCTCGGCACCTACAACTACATGGGCATGACGTTCGACCCTGACGTGATCGCGGCGGGCAAGCAGGCGCTGGACGATTTCGGCGCCGGTACCACCGGCAGCCGCGTGCTCAACGGCACCTACGCCGGGCACAAGGCGGTCGAGGAAGCGCTATGCGACTTCTACGACATGAAGCACGCGATGGTGTTCTCGACCGGCTACCAGGCCAACCTCGGGATCATTTCCACGATCGCCGGAAAGGGCGATTACATCGTCCTCGACATCGACAGCCACGCCTCGATCTGGGACGGCTGCAAGATGGGCGATGCCGAAGTCGTGCCGTTCAAGCACAACGACATCGAAGCCATGGAAAAGCGCCTGCGCCGTATCCCGGAAGGTGCCGGCAAGCTTGTCGTGCTCGAAGGCGTCTACTCGATGCTGGGCGATATCGCTCCGCTCAAGGAGATGATCGCGGTCGCCAAGAAGTACGGCGCGATGGTGCTGGTGGACGAAGCGCACTCGATGGGCTTCATCGGTCCCAACGGTCGCGGCGTGGCCGAGGACCAGGGCTGTCTTGACGATGTGGACTTCGTGATCGGCACGTTCTCCAAGTCGGTCGGCACCGTCGGCGGCTTCTGCGTTTCGAACCACCCCAAGTTCGAGATCATGCGCCTGGTCTGCCGCCCTTACGTCTTCACCGCCAGCCTCCCGCCGAGCGTTGTCGCCACCGCGACGACCTCGATCCGCAAGCTGATGACGGCGGCCGAGAAGCGCGCGCACCTCTGGGAAAGCTCTCGGACCCTGCACAAGGGCCTGACCGATGCCGGCTTCCAGCTCGGCACGGCAGAGCCGCAGAGCGCGATCATCGCGGTGATCATGCCCGACCTCGAACGCGGCGCGGCGATGTGGGAAGCCCTTCTGCACGAGGGTCTCTACGTGAACCTTGCACGTCCGCCGGCAACCCCTGCGAACATGACCCTGCTGCGCTGCTCGCTCTGCGCCGAGCATTCGGCCGAACAGGTCCAGCAGATCATCGGCATGTTCACCCGCGCGGGCAAGACGGCCGGCATTCTCTGA
- a CDS encoding DUF6127 family protein yields MNQKDMLAGLLAQATTEGSELVTLRAIVEEASEVGARRMLSRIGLDDATAPGDLSELRELLQAWRDAKASAQAAAIGWLVRGVLALLLLGLAVRLGAGELLR; encoded by the coding sequence ATGAACCAGAAGGACATGCTGGCCGGCCTGCTCGCCCAGGCGACGACGGAGGGCAGCGAACTCGTGACGCTGCGCGCCATCGTCGAGGAAGCCAGCGAAGTCGGCGCGCGGCGGATGCTCTCGCGGATCGGCCTCGACGACGCGACCGCGCCGGGCGACCTCTCCGAACTGCGCGAACTGCTCCAGGCCTGGCGCGACGCCAAGGCCAGCGCGCAGGCCGCCGCGATCGGCTGGCTGGTGCGCGGCGTGCTGGCCTTGCTGCTGCTCGGCCTGGCGGTGCGCCTCGGCGCGGGCGAGCTGCTGCGATGA
- a CDS encoding nuclear transport factor 2 family protein produces MTDPASKLAELADRHEIHQVLLRYARGLDRLDNALVRSCYWDDCIEDHGQFVGMPDQFVAWADGTTLLFESTQHAILNHVCELAGEEAFCETYYHFSGVTAQGPNFMSTGRYVDHFRKRAGEWRIANRVTLVEGTYDVPKAAHAPSPASAYTAEEPCQARRDRGDVSYHRPPVPRRPRAVRGTGAEPGTSN; encoded by the coding sequence GTGACCGATCCTGCCTCGAAGCTGGCCGAACTGGCCGATCGGCATGAGATCCACCAGGTGCTGCTGCGTTATGCGCGCGGGCTCGACCGGCTGGATAACGCGCTGGTCCGCTCCTGCTACTGGGACGATTGTATCGAGGACCACGGCCAGTTCGTGGGCATGCCGGATCAGTTCGTGGCCTGGGCGGACGGCACCACGCTGCTTTTCGAATCGACCCAGCACGCGATCCTCAACCATGTCTGCGAACTGGCCGGGGAAGAGGCCTTTTGCGAGACCTACTACCACTTCTCGGGCGTGACGGCGCAGGGACCGAACTTCATGTCCACGGGGCGCTACGTCGATCATTTCCGCAAGCGCGCAGGAGAATGGCGGATCGCCAACCGGGTCACGCTGGTCGAGGGGACCTACGACGTGCCCAAGGCCGCCCATGCGCCGAGCCCGGCCAGCGCCTATACCGCCGAAGAGCCCTGCCAGGCCCGGCGGGATCGCGGTGACGTGAGCTATCACCGCCCGCCGGTGCCGCGCCGCCCCCGCGCGGTCCGAGGAACCGGGGCCGAACCGGGGACTTCCAACTGA
- a CDS encoding DNA-packaging protein: MAEADPLDWLAKAHASDLDGFVSRLAPREQEEWRWNWRVWGRPSQIAPAGDWRVWLVMAGRGFGKTRCGAEWVNEIAERHPQARIALVAAHLGEARSVMVEGESGLLSVGAPWRRPVFEPSLRRLTWPNGAQATLYSAAEPEALRGPQHSHAWCDEIAKWDNASGRAVSAWDNLLMGLRLGHDPRLVATTTPRSVPLVMRLLAESEQGDVIVTRGSTFDNAANLPARFLKAMRRTFSRSLLGRQELDGELIAEVEGALWSRALLETSREERAPECGRVVVGVDPPTSAGGDACGIVVVGMAEDGTAHVMADASVEKAGPERWARAVAGTAEAWRADRVVAEANQGGAMVASVLRAARLSLPLRLVHACRGKVARAEPVAALYEAGRVRHAGQFPRLEDEMCGLIAGGAYQGPGRSPDRADALVWALTELMLGKSGEPRVRLA; this comes from the coding sequence ATGGCTGAAGCAGATCCCCTGGACTGGCTCGCCAAGGCCCATGCCAGTGACCTTGACGGCTTCGTCTCCAGGCTCGCCCCGCGCGAACAGGAGGAATGGCGCTGGAACTGGCGGGTATGGGGTCGTCCCTCGCAGATCGCACCCGCCGGTGACTGGCGCGTATGGCTGGTCATGGCGGGGCGCGGTTTCGGCAAGACCCGCTGCGGCGCCGAATGGGTAAACGAAATCGCCGAACGCCACCCGCAAGCCCGGATCGCGCTGGTTGCCGCTCATCTTGGCGAGGCGCGCTCGGTCATGGTGGAGGGCGAGAGCGGGCTGCTTTCGGTCGGCGCGCCCTGGCGGCGTCCGGTGTTCGAGCCTTCGCTCAGGCGGCTGACCTGGCCCAACGGCGCGCAGGCCACGCTCTATTCCGCCGCCGAGCCGGAAGCCCTGCGCGGCCCCCAGCACAGCCACGCCTGGTGCGACGAGATCGCCAAGTGGGACAATGCCTCGGGCCGGGCCGTCTCGGCCTGGGACAACCTGTTGATGGGCCTGCGGCTCGGCCACGATCCGCGCCTCGTTGCCACCACCACCCCGCGCAGCGTGCCGCTGGTCATGCGCCTGCTGGCCGAAAGCGAACAGGGCGACGTGATCGTGACGCGCGGCAGCACTTTCGACAATGCCGCCAACCTGCCCGCGCGCTTCCTCAAGGCCATGCGCCGCACCTTCTCGCGCAGCCTGCTCGGGCGGCAGGAACTGGACGGCGAACTTATAGCCGAGGTCGAAGGCGCGCTCTGGAGCCGCGCCCTGCTGGAAACCAGCCGCGAGGAACGCGCGCCCGAATGCGGCCGCGTCGTCGTCGGCGTGGATCCGCCGACATCGGCCGGGGGGGATGCCTGCGGCATCGTGGTGGTCGGCATGGCCGAGGACGGCACCGCGCATGTGATGGCCGATGCCTCGGTGGAAAAGGCCGGCCCCGAACGCTGGGCCCGCGCCGTTGCAGGAACCGCCGAAGCGTGGCGCGCCGACCGCGTCGTCGCCGAGGCGAACCAGGGCGGCGCGATGGTCGCCTCGGTCCTGCGCGCGGCGCGCCTCTCCCTGCCGCTGCGGCTGGTGCACGCCTGCCGGGGCAAGGTCGCCCGCGCCGAACCCGTCGCCGCGCTCTACGAAGCCGGACGCGTCCGCCACGCGGGGCAGTTCCCCCGGCTGGAGGACGAGATGTGCGGGCTGATCGCCGGCGGCGCCTACCAGGGGCCGGGGCGTTCTCCCGACCGTGCCGACGCGCTGGTCTGGGCGCTTACCGAACTGATGCTCGGCAAAAGCGGCGAGCCTCGGGTCAGGCTGGCGTGA
- a CDS encoding acyl carrier protein, with product MDRAETSARIAALIEPFNKKGVEITDATRFTDDLEFDSLTVMDFVAEIEDGFDIIISMNQQAEIENYGQLVDAVVKLQG from the coding sequence ATGGACCGCGCAGAGACCTCGGCCCGCATCGCCGCGCTGATCGAACCCTTCAACAAGAAGGGCGTCGAGATTACCGACGCGACCCGCTTCACCGACGATCTCGAATTCGACAGCCTGACCGTCATGGACTTCGTGGCCGAGATCGAAGACGGCTTCGACATCATCATCTCGATGAACCAGCAGGCCGAGATCGAGAACTACGGCCAGCTCGTCGACGCCGTGGTCAAGCTCCAGGGCTGA
- a CDS encoding NADPH-dependent FMN reductase: MSKIVVVVGSLRAESYNRRFAQALTRLPAASGHEFVFADIAALPLYNQDDDGDQAPSVKALKELVRGADGVIFVTAEYNRSIPGVLKNAIDNASRPYGDSAWAGKPAGVIGVSIGAIGTALSQQHLRNVLAYLDMPTLGAPEAFIQWKDGLIGEDGTVGAQSAGFVGGWLEAFLALVDRHKG, translated from the coding sequence ATGTCGAAGATCGTCGTCGTCGTCGGAAGCCTTCGCGCCGAATCGTACAACCGCCGGTTCGCGCAGGCGCTGACCCGCCTCCCCGCCGCATCCGGCCATGAATTCGTGTTTGCGGATATTGCCGCCCTGCCGCTCTACAACCAGGACGATGACGGCGATCAGGCCCCTTCGGTCAAGGCGCTGAAGGAACTGGTGCGGGGAGCAGACGGCGTGATCTTCGTGACGGCGGAGTACAACCGCTCCATCCCCGGCGTACTCAAGAACGCCATCGACAACGCCTCGCGCCCTTACGGGGACAGCGCCTGGGCGGGCAAGCCTGCGGGGGTGATCGGCGTTTCGATCGGGGCGATAGGCACGGCGCTTTCGCAGCAGCACTTGCGCAACGTGCTGGCCTACCTCGACATGCCGACCCTCGGCGCGCCGGAAGCGTTCATCCAGTGGAAGGACGGCCTGATCGGCGAGGATGGAACCGTTGGCGCGCAGTCTGCCGGGTTCGTCGGCGGCTGGCTGGAGGCATTCCTCGCACTGGTGGACCGCCACAAGGGCTGA
- a CDS encoding phage major tail protein, TP901-1 family: protein MPAQKGSAFLLKISNGGSPATYQTVAGLRTTQMSVTGDAVVVTSKESGGWRELLSGAGVRSVSVSAAGIFLGSTAEAKIRANAMAGTLDDYELSFEDGERLRGRFLVQRLDYAGDFNGERNYTLQLESSGLVAPA, encoded by the coding sequence ATGCCCGCCCAGAAAGGCAGCGCCTTCCTTCTCAAGATCTCTAACGGCGGCTCTCCCGCCACTTACCAGACCGTTGCCGGGCTGCGGACCACGCAGATGTCGGTCACGGGCGATGCGGTCGTCGTCACCAGCAAGGAAAGCGGCGGCTGGCGCGAACTGCTTTCGGGGGCCGGGGTCCGCTCGGTCTCGGTAAGCGCGGCGGGCATCTTCCTCGGCAGCACGGCCGAGGCGAAGATTCGCGCCAATGCCATGGCCGGCACCCTCGACGACTACGAACTGAGCTTCGAGGACGGCGAGCGGCTGCGTGGCCGCTTCCTTGTCCAGCGGCTCGATTATGCCGGGGATTTCAACGGCGAGCGCAATTACACGCTCCAGCTCGAAAGCTCCGGCCTGGTGGCGCCGGCATGA
- a CDS encoding head-tail connector protein: MNRAIPAPPVLPSSALAELKQWLGVTTTRDDLPLVALLASAVETCEAFTGRMPLVAPCEEMLPAEAGWHALSTRPVQAITLIEGVDANGTRFPLSAGTYEIDLDADGTGRVRLPFGTPATRIAIGFTAGLADDWDSLPDGLRHGIVRLAAHQHRERESGSAAPLPPASVAALWRPWRRMRLA; this comes from the coding sequence ATGAACCGGGCCATTCCCGCCCCGCCCGTGCTTCCGTCCTCGGCACTCGCCGAGCTCAAGCAGTGGCTCGGCGTGACCACCACGCGCGACGATCTTCCGCTCGTTGCCCTGCTCGCCAGCGCGGTCGAGACTTGCGAGGCCTTCACCGGCCGGATGCCGCTGGTCGCCCCGTGCGAAGAAATGCTGCCCGCCGAAGCAGGCTGGCATGCGCTGTCCACCCGTCCGGTGCAGGCCATCACCCTGATCGAGGGGGTCGATGCCAATGGCACCCGGTTCCCGCTTTCGGCCGGGACTTACGAGATTGACCTCGATGCCGACGGCACCGGCCGTGTCCGCCTTCCCTTCGGCACGCCCGCCACCCGCATCGCCATCGGCTTCACGGCCGGGCTCGCCGATGACTGGGACAGCCTGCCGGACGGGCTGCGCCACGGCATCGTCCGGCTCGCCGCGCACCAGCACCGCGAGCGCGAAAGCGGCAGCGCCGCGCCGCTTCCGCCTGCCTCCGTCGCGGCGCTCTGGCGGCCCTGGCGGCGGATGCGGCTGGCGTGA
- the gp17 gene encoding tail completion protein gp17 has translation MEIALRAALIEWLAADPALVAELNSVTEETPSRTSLPWLALASSASADWSCKTAPGREVRVALELHCRGDAPDAAAALVAAIEARVESLPRTQPTFSAASIQFLRARAEQRGESRRAILLEYRFRLLAA, from the coding sequence ATGGAAATCGCCTTGCGCGCCGCGCTGATCGAATGGCTCGCCGCCGATCCCGCGCTCGTGGCCGAGTTGAACTCGGTAACCGAGGAAACGCCCTCGCGCACCAGCCTGCCGTGGCTGGCCTTGGCCTCCAGCGCCAGCGCCGACTGGAGCTGCAAGACCGCACCGGGCCGGGAAGTGCGCGTCGCGCTCGAACTCCATTGCCGGGGTGACGCGCCCGATGCGGCGGCGGCACTGGTCGCGGCCATCGAGGCGCGGGTGGAAAGCCTTCCGCGCACGCAGCCGACTTTCTCCGCCGCCTCCATCCAGTTCCTGCGGGCCCGCGCCGAACAGCGCGGGGAAAGCCGCCGCGCGATCCTGCTCGAATACCGCTTCCGCCTGCTCGCCGCCTGA
- a CDS encoding phage portal protein, translating into MSFIDTLVAAFKGESARVPLARGPASPWFFAESGGGRAPFEYGSAVRRAYLENPVAQRAVRLVAEGIGGAPLRPADPALIALVTETSAGQSLLETLACHLLLHGNAYVQVLKDARGRPVELFALRPERVSIQAGEDGWPAAFAYDVAGRRLTIPLLDEDASPNVIHIRHFHPVDDHYGAGCLAAADEAIATHNAAAQWNRQLLENAARPSGALVYEAGDGNTLTGDQFDRLKAELASAYAGSGNAGRPMVLEGGLKWQAMAMTPADMDFATLKAAAARDVALAFGVPPMLLGLPGDATYANYREANRALWRLTLLPLASKIFAGLCEGLAPWFPNDCRENILAIDLDRVPALAEDRERLWAQVSAADFLGDDEKRSLLGLPPVSASKDEENKS; encoded by the coding sequence ATGTCCTTCATCGATACGCTCGTCGCCGCCTTCAAGGGCGAGAGTGCCCGCGTGCCACTGGCGCGCGGGCCGGCCTCGCCATGGTTCTTCGCCGAGAGCGGCGGCGGGCGTGCCCCCTTCGAATACGGTTCGGCAGTGCGCCGCGCCTATCTCGAGAATCCCGTCGCCCAGCGTGCGGTGCGCCTGGTGGCCGAGGGTATCGGCGGCGCCCCGCTTCGGCCCGCCGACCCCGCGCTCATCGCGCTCGTCACCGAAACCAGCGCCGGCCAATCGCTGCTGGAAACGCTCGCCTGCCATCTCCTGCTTCACGGCAATGCCTATGTGCAGGTGCTCAAGGATGCGCGGGGCCGCCCGGTCGAACTGTTCGCCCTGCGCCCCGAACGCGTCTCGATCCAGGCCGGGGAGGACGGCTGGCCCGCCGCCTTCGCCTATGACGTGGCCGGCCGCCGGCTGACGATCCCGCTGCTGGACGAGGACGCCTCGCCCAACGTGATCCACATCCGCCACTTCCACCCGGTGGACGATCACTACGGCGCGGGCTGTCTGGCCGCCGCCGACGAAGCCATCGCCACGCACAATGCCGCCGCGCAGTGGAACCGCCAGCTCCTGGAAAACGCCGCCCGCCCTTCCGGCGCGCTGGTCTACGAGGCGGGCGACGGCAATACCCTGACCGGCGACCAGTTCGACCGGCTCAAGGCCGAACTTGCCAGCGCCTATGCCGGATCGGGCAATGCCGGACGGCCGATGGTGCTGGAAGGCGGGCTCAAGTGGCAGGCCATGGCGATGACCCCGGCGGACATGGATTTCGCCACGCTCAAGGCCGCCGCCGCGCGCGACGTGGCACTCGCCTTCGGGGTGCCGCCGATGCTGCTGGGCCTGCCGGGCGATGCCACTTACGCCAATTACCGCGAGGCCAACCGCGCGCTCTGGCGGCTCACCCTGCTGCCGCTGGCGAGCAAGATCTTCGCCGGGCTCTGCGAAGGGCTGGCCCCGTGGTTCCCGAACGACTGCCGCGAGAACATCCTGGCCATCGACCTGGACCGGGTTCCCGCACTTGCCGAGGACCGCGAGCGGCTCTGGGCCCAGGTCAGCGCCGCCGACTTCCTTGGCGACGACGAAAAGCGATCCTTGTTGGGGCTGCCCCCCGTTTCGGCCTCGAAGGATGAGGAGAACAAATCATGA